A single Opisthocomus hoazin isolate bOpiHoa1 chromosome 1, bOpiHoa1.hap1, whole genome shotgun sequence DNA region contains:
- the NEU3 gene encoding sialidase-3 isoform X1, translating into MSPSCLKQGDGGETPPLPPPTASPLVFPRETLFRQASGVTYRVPALLYVPPADTFLAFAEKRSSPRDEDAKYLVLRRGCRRGSSVEWGPVEELSALALPGRRTMNPCPLYDAASGAVFLFCICVERGKTERCQIWRGRSAARLCFAASADAGRGWTPLRDVTDEAAGSDLSLWATFAVGPGHGVRLASGRLVVPAYAYYVRRCLRGLVPVPCSGRPRAFVFYSDDGGRSWRKGAPVGGEPTGECQVAEIGRSDARQPLLYCNARTSRGHRAVAFSADRGLRFERSTPCRALSEPPRGCQGSVVSFAAPAGAGSEPVWLLYSHPTDRHRRRDLGVYLNPSPMDGAGWRRPWVLHAGPAGYSDLAACPGGVFGCLFECGSASAYEEIAFCLFALGTSDRGEEHPEGS; encoded by the exons ATGTCCCCATCCTGCCTCAAG cagggggATGGCGGGGAGACCCCCCCATTGCCGCCGCCGACCGCGTCCCCACTCGTCTTCCCGCGGGAGACGCTGTTTCGGCAGGCGAGCGGGGTCACCTACCGCGTCCCGGCTCTGCTCTACGTCCCCCCGGCCGACACCTTCCTGGCCTTCGCTGAGAAACGCTCCTCGCCCAGGGACGAGGACGCCAAGTACCTGGTGCTGCGCCGGGGCTGCCGACGCGGCTCCTCGGTGGAG TGGGGTCCGGTGGAGGAGCTGTCGGCGTTGGCgctgcccggccgccgcaccATGAACCCCTGTCCCCTCTACGACGCGGCGAGCGGCGCCGTCTTCCTCTTCTGCATCTGCGTCGAGCGGGGCAAGACGGAACGATGCCAAATCTGGAGGGGCCGCAGCGCCGCGCGCCTCTGCTTCGCCGCCAGCGCCGACGCCGGCCGCGGCTGGACCCCGCTGCGGGACGTCACCGACGAAGCCGCCGGCTCCGACCTGTCCCTTTGGGCCACCTTCGCCGTGGGGCCGGGCCACGGGGTCCGGCTGGCTTCGGGGCGGCTGGTTGTGCCGGCGTACGCCTACTACGTGCGGAGGTGCCTGCGCGGGCTCGTGCCGGTGCCGTGCTCCGGCCGGCCGCGCGCCTTCGTCTTCTACAGCGACGACGGCGGGCGCAGCTGGCGCAAGGGTGCTCCGGTCGGCGGCGAGCCGACGGGCGAGTGCCAGGTCGCCGAAATCGGCCGGAGCGACGCCCGCCAGCCCTTGCTCTACTGCAACGCCCGAACGTCGCGGGGTCACCGGGCCGTGGCGTTCAGCGCCGACCGCGGGCTGCGCTTCGAACGCTCGACGCCGTGCCGGGCGCTGAGCGAACCGCCGCGGGGATGCCAGGGCAGCGTGGTGAGTTTCGCCGCTCCCGCCGGCGCCGGCAGCGAGCCCGTTTGGTTACTCTACTCCCACCCCACCGACCGGCACCGCCGGAGGGATTTGGGCGTCTACCTCAACCCCTCGCCCATGGACGGGGCGGGGTGGCGGCGCCCGTGGGTGCTGCACGCGGGGCCCGCCGGTTACTCCGACCTCGCCGCCTGCCCCGGCGGCGTTTTCGGCTGCTTGTTCGAGTGCGGCAGCGCCAGCGCCTACGAGGAAATCGCCTTCTGCCTCTTCGCCCTGGGCACCTCCGACCGCGGCGAGGAGCACCCCGAAGGTTCCTAA
- the NEU3 gene encoding sialidase-3 isoform X2 has protein sequence MSPSCLKQQGDGGETPPLPPPTASPLVFPRETLFRQASGVTYRVPALLYVPPADTFLAFAEKRSSPRDEDAKYLVLRRGCRRGSSVEWGPVEELSALALPGRRTMNPCPLYDAASGAVFLFCICVERGKTERCQIWRGRSAARLCFAASADAGRGWTPLRDVTDEAAGSDLSLWATFAVGPGHGVRLASGRLVVPAYAYYVRRCLRGLVPVPCSGRPRAFVFYSDDGGRSWRKGAPVGGEPTGECQVAEIGRSDARQPLLYCNARTSRGHRAVAFSADRGLRFERSTPCRALSEPPRGCQGSVVSFAAPAGAGSEPVWLLYSHPTDRHRRRDLGVYLNPSPMDGAGWRRPWVLHAGPAGYSDLAACPGGVFGCLFECGSASAYEEIAFCLFALGTSDRGEEHPEGS, from the exons ATGTCCCCATCCTGCCTCAAG cagcagggggATGGCGGGGAGACCCCCCCATTGCCGCCGCCGACCGCGTCCCCACTCGTCTTCCCGCGGGAGACGCTGTTTCGGCAGGCGAGCGGGGTCACCTACCGCGTCCCGGCTCTGCTCTACGTCCCCCCGGCCGACACCTTCCTGGCCTTCGCTGAGAAACGCTCCTCGCCCAGGGACGAGGACGCCAAGTACCTGGTGCTGCGCCGGGGCTGCCGACGCGGCTCCTCGGTGGAG TGGGGTCCGGTGGAGGAGCTGTCGGCGTTGGCgctgcccggccgccgcaccATGAACCCCTGTCCCCTCTACGACGCGGCGAGCGGCGCCGTCTTCCTCTTCTGCATCTGCGTCGAGCGGGGCAAGACGGAACGATGCCAAATCTGGAGGGGCCGCAGCGCCGCGCGCCTCTGCTTCGCCGCCAGCGCCGACGCCGGCCGCGGCTGGACCCCGCTGCGGGACGTCACCGACGAAGCCGCCGGCTCCGACCTGTCCCTTTGGGCCACCTTCGCCGTGGGGCCGGGCCACGGGGTCCGGCTGGCTTCGGGGCGGCTGGTTGTGCCGGCGTACGCCTACTACGTGCGGAGGTGCCTGCGCGGGCTCGTGCCGGTGCCGTGCTCCGGCCGGCCGCGCGCCTTCGTCTTCTACAGCGACGACGGCGGGCGCAGCTGGCGCAAGGGTGCTCCGGTCGGCGGCGAGCCGACGGGCGAGTGCCAGGTCGCCGAAATCGGCCGGAGCGACGCCCGCCAGCCCTTGCTCTACTGCAACGCCCGAACGTCGCGGGGTCACCGGGCCGTGGCGTTCAGCGCCGACCGCGGGCTGCGCTTCGAACGCTCGACGCCGTGCCGGGCGCTGAGCGAACCGCCGCGGGGATGCCAGGGCAGCGTGGTGAGTTTCGCCGCTCCCGCCGGCGCCGGCAGCGAGCCCGTTTGGTTACTCTACTCCCACCCCACCGACCGGCACCGCCGGAGGGATTTGGGCGTCTACCTCAACCCCTCGCCCATGGACGGGGCGGGGTGGCGGCGCCCGTGGGTGCTGCACGCGGGGCCCGCCGGTTACTCCGACCTCGCCGCCTGCCCCGGCGGCGTTTTCGGCTGCTTGTTCGAGTGCGGCAGCGCCAGCGCCTACGAGGAAATCGCCTTCTGCCTCTTCGCCCTGGGCACCTCCGACCGCGGCGAGGAGCACCCCGAAGGTTCCTAA